A window of Bacillus sp. E(2018) contains these coding sequences:
- a CDS encoding ABC transporter ATP-binding protein produces the protein MRSILYITKRLYLFSGKALIINLVAMTLVGLLEGVGIILLIPMLQISNILNVGTEISNPTLQLWFSKLAELPTPYALVLILGFYSFLVIGQAILQRNLALRNVQIHVHFINHLRMELYKRLLEANWLFYMKRKKSDFINALIDDLGRVSGGTSVFLHLLTSIVFTVVQLGIAFLLSPTITLFVLFAGAILAYLTKTFLHAARKVGNQKSEIAKDYIGGLTEDFQGIKDIKSNSLENTRYEWLQDWCTRIENEQFQYSKIQYNSQVLYKVISTLSIAALIFTTVIFFKNQPGQLVAIILIFSRLWPKFMGIQGNMQQIYSSIPAFQSLLSLKEDSENASEGTDVCQQNGVDPMIISHEIACQNVFFQYNTETPYALKNINLSIKVNEMTAFIGRSGAGKSTLIDILMGLLIPSEGQLVIDGKVLTKDDILSLRKSISYVPQDPFLFNGTIRENLLLVKPDATENEMWEALEFAASQDFVSQLPNKLDTPIGDKGVMLSGGERQRLVLARAILRKPSLLILDEATSALDSENEGKIQTSIERLKGKMTIIVIAHRLSTIRNADHIVVIDEGEIIQNGSFQTLANEEQKTFHQLLQKQMVGNV, from the coding sequence ATGAGGAGTATCCTTTATATCACAAAGCGGCTCTATCTATTTTCCGGTAAAGCGCTGATCATTAATCTTGTCGCGATGACACTCGTCGGATTGTTAGAAGGGGTAGGCATTATCTTGCTGATTCCGATGCTTCAGATCAGTAACATCTTGAACGTTGGTACAGAAATCTCGAACCCGACTCTGCAGCTTTGGTTTTCAAAGCTAGCTGAACTTCCTACTCCATACGCACTCGTTCTCATTCTAGGCTTTTATAGTTTTCTTGTGATCGGTCAGGCAATTCTGCAGAGAAACCTCGCACTCCGAAATGTGCAGATTCATGTTCATTTTATCAATCACCTTCGTATGGAGCTGTATAAGCGTCTGTTAGAAGCAAACTGGCTCTTCTATATGAAACGAAAAAAGTCCGACTTTATCAATGCACTCATCGACGATTTAGGCCGTGTTTCTGGTGGTACGAGTGTGTTTCTGCACCTTCTAACTTCAATCGTGTTTACGGTCGTTCAGCTCGGAATCGCGTTTCTTTTATCGCCGACAATCACTCTGTTTGTCTTGTTCGCAGGTGCCATTCTTGCCTATCTCACGAAAACCTTTCTACATGCGGCGAGAAAAGTAGGAAATCAGAAATCCGAGATCGCGAAAGACTATATCGGCGGACTAACAGAAGATTTTCAAGGCATTAAGGATATTAAAAGTAATTCTTTAGAAAATACACGTTATGAATGGCTTCAGGATTGGTGCACTCGCATCGAGAACGAACAGTTTCAGTACAGCAAGATTCAATACAACTCTCAAGTTCTTTATAAAGTGATCTCAACTCTTTCAATCGCGGCACTTATTTTTACCACGGTTATTTTCTTTAAAAATCAGCCCGGACAGTTAGTTGCTATTATTCTTATTTTCTCTAGACTGTGGCCAAAATTCATGGGGATTCAAGGAAACATGCAGCAGATTTACTCTTCCATTCCAGCCTTTCAATCTCTGTTAAGTTTGAAAGAAGATAGTGAGAACGCATCAGAAGGGACGGATGTTTGCCAACAGAATGGTGTTGATCCGATGATCATCAGTCACGAGATCGCATGCCAAAACGTGTTCTTTCAATACAATACTGAAACTCCATACGCCCTAAAAAACATCAACCTCTCGATAAAAGTAAACGAGATGACGGCATTCATTGGGCGGTCAGGTGCAGGGAAAAGCACACTTATTGATATATTGATGGGTCTGCTCATCCCGAGCGAAGGGCAATTGGTCATTGATGGAAAGGTGCTAACCAAGGACGATATTCTTTCACTCCGAAAATCAATCAGCTATGTGCCGCAGGATCCGTTTTTGTTCAACGGTACGATTCGGGAGAACTTGCTCCTCGTTAAACCAGATGCGACAGAGAACGAGATGTGGGAAGCGCTTGAATTTGCAGCGTCTCAAGATTTTGTTTCACAACTGCCGAACAAGCTTGATACACCGATTGGCGACAAAGGCGTTATGCTTTCAGGAGGAGAACGACAGCGGTTGGTTCTTGCGAGAGCCATTTTAAGAAAACCTTCTCTTCTCATATTAGACGAAGCAACAAGTGCACTCGATTCAGAGAACGAAGGAAAGATTCAAACATCCATCGAACGATTAAAAGGCAAGATGACGATCATCGTGATCGCACACCGCTTATCGACGATCCGCAATGCTGACCATATCGTGGTGATTGATGAAGGGGAGATTATCCAGAACGGAAGCTTTCAGACGTTGGCGAATGAAGAACAAAAAACGTTTCATCAGCTGCTACAAAAACAGATGGTCGGGAATGTGTAA
- a CDS encoding nucleotidyltransferase family protein → MTSIPILKTDSLSKELKLQLKLLLIKDARLIDSHWFSDIDWNEFYDLLLHHRTFSFLYGKLKDQPHVPQKIKQRLERMYKHFTFEMLHLTREMTTIHTMFQRQGIHTLFLKGPVLAKDLYGDLSLRTSSDLDVLVPIEELEHVHTLLAQDGYVKDDYIRSVLGDWKWRHHHVAYHHPVKNIKLEVHWRLNPGPWKEPSFQELWTRKEACLFANEPLYRLGNEDLFLFLLSHGARHGWSRARWLLDIAFLVDKEMNFHFLKRLFKRYHADQLAGQALHLLHSLFNKSIRPELQSYLTNKHGKELAQQTLFYYQNKINLHSDPVPDWVSRYHDHYLFQIKNPQQKLLFMLSFLYPYPEDQDVLSLPKHFHFLYFPLRPLLLVWKKMRKQVESTQ, encoded by the coding sequence ATGACAAGCATACCGATTTTGAAAACAGATTCGTTATCAAAAGAACTTAAACTACAGCTGAAGCTGCTGCTCATAAAGGACGCTCGTTTAATAGACTCACACTGGTTCTCCGACATCGATTGGAATGAATTTTACGATTTGCTGCTGCATCACCGCACGTTTTCCTTTCTATATGGAAAGCTGAAGGATCAGCCGCACGTTCCTCAAAAAATTAAACAAAGATTAGAAAGAATGTACAAACACTTCACGTTTGAGATGCTGCATCTTACGCGAGAGATGACAACGATTCACACGATGTTTCAGCGACAGGGAATTCACACTCTTTTTTTAAAAGGTCCTGTGCTTGCAAAAGACCTGTATGGAGACCTTTCTCTAAGAACGTCGAGTGACCTCGATGTTTTAGTACCGATTGAAGAACTCGAACATGTTCATACTCTTCTTGCGCAAGACGGCTATGTAAAGGATGATTACATTCGATCTGTTTTAGGAGATTGGAAGTGGCGTCACCATCATGTGGCTTATCATCATCCCGTGAAGAACATTAAGCTGGAGGTACACTGGCGGTTGAACCCAGGTCCTTGGAAAGAACCGTCTTTTCAAGAGCTGTGGACTCGAAAAGAGGCATGTTTATTTGCAAATGAACCTCTCTATCGGTTAGGAAACGAAGATCTGTTTTTGTTTCTACTCTCACATGGTGCACGACATGGCTGGTCACGCGCTCGCTGGTTGTTAGACATCGCCTTTTTAGTAGATAAGGAGATGAATTTCCACTTTCTTAAACGCTTGTTTAAAAGATATCACGCTGATCAACTTGCGGGCCAAGCACTACATCTACTTCATTCATTATTTAATAAATCTATACGCCCTGAGCTCCAAAGTTATTTAACAAACAAACATGGAAAAGAGCTTGCTCAGCAAACACTCTTTTATTATCAAAATAAGATTAACCTACATAGCGATCCTGTGCCCGACTGGGTATCGCGCTATCATGACCATTATTTGTTTCAAATTAAAAATCCTCAGCAGAAACTACTCTTTATGCTGAGTTTTCTCTATCCTTATCCGGAAGATCAAGATGTTCTGTCGTTACCAAAGCACTTTCACTTTCTTTACTTTCCGCTCAGACCATTATTGTTGGTGTGGAAAAAGATGCGCAAACAAGTGGAATCTACGCAATAG
- a CDS encoding aldolase: protein MNVSKRMYSYFAFGLQIDSEYEIPELTKRNGEPAQVTILKRNLSHLWKEHATSNTRVIVKEDFVLFHIENLATFCVRNGDQILVAPEHGAEEGRIRLYLLGSCMGALLMQRNVLCLHGSAIEINGKAYAITGHSGAGKSTLATAFLQKNFKLLTDDVIAVTYNDQNQPMVVPGYPQQKLWKESLQNFGLEHKGYKPLVDRENKFAVPIPGFHHQPVPLAGLIELSISEDGSLTLKEITGLERVHIVMGQAFRRSFIKNSSRTEWQFKESVKLVNKISVISLQRPSDHFTAHELVSLILYKISKREEVRC, encoded by the coding sequence ATGAACGTGTCAAAACGAATGTACAGTTATTTTGCTTTTGGTTTGCAGATAGATAGCGAATACGAAATACCAGAGCTAACAAAAAGGAATGGAGAACCTGCTCAAGTAACTATTCTAAAAAGAAATCTGTCCCATTTGTGGAAGGAACATGCCACATCAAATACACGCGTTATTGTAAAAGAAGATTTTGTCCTGTTTCATATTGAGAACCTCGCTACATTTTGTGTGAGAAATGGAGATCAAATTCTTGTTGCGCCTGAGCATGGTGCTGAGGAAGGGCGTATCCGACTCTATCTGCTCGGATCGTGTATGGGTGCATTGCTCATGCAAAGAAATGTACTATGCCTTCATGGCAGTGCGATTGAGATCAACGGAAAAGCGTACGCCATTACAGGACATTCAGGTGCTGGAAAATCTACGCTTGCGACTGCCTTTTTACAAAAAAACTTCAAGCTCTTAACGGATGATGTGATCGCGGTCACCTACAATGACCAAAATCAACCGATGGTCGTACCGGGCTATCCACAGCAGAAATTATGGAAAGAGAGTTTGCAAAACTTTGGATTAGAACATAAGGGCTACAAGCCGTTAGTAGATAGAGAAAACAAATTTGCAGTGCCGATACCAGGATTTCACCACCAACCTGTCCCGCTTGCTGGACTAATCGAACTTTCAATATCTGAAGATGGATCGTTAACGTTAAAAGAAATAACTGGATTAGAACGCGTTCATATCGTGATGGGGCAAGCATTTCGCCGTTCATTTATTAAAAATAGCAGTCGGACGGAGTGGCAGTTTAAGGAATCTGTGAAACTCGTAAACAAAATTTCAGTAATTAGTCTTCAAAGGCCGAGTGATCACTTTACAGCTCACGAACTCGTATCACTTATTTTATATAAAATTTCAAAAAGGGAGGAAGTACGATGTTAA
- a CDS encoding lasso peptide biosynthesis B2 protein, whose product MSFLKRIRLFLHFDTTMKKLIIEAYVQLGWSRILKSIPFAKVAPNLGKFMEETEFTVHPEQKKLLQQISEAVHLASRYTFWESQCMVKAIAAMNMLKRRGIESTIYFGTAKDEKGVLIAHAWLRSGSIYISGAEEMNKFTVVGKYAKQIT is encoded by the coding sequence ATGTCGTTCTTAAAGCGAATTCGCCTTTTTTTACATTTTGACACCACCATGAAAAAACTAATCATCGAGGCTTATGTACAATTAGGCTGGTCACGAATCTTAAAATCGATTCCCTTTGCTAAGGTTGCGCCAAACCTCGGAAAATTTATGGAAGAAACAGAGTTTACGGTTCATCCAGAGCAAAAAAAGCTGCTTCAACAAATCTCGGAAGCCGTCCATCTTGCCAGTCGCTATACGTTTTGGGAAAGCCAATGTATGGTAAAGGCAATTGCGGCTATGAACATGCTAAAACGGCGTGGAATTGAGTCAACGATCTATTTTGGGACGGCGAAAGACGAAAAAGGAGTGCTGATCGCACATGCTTGGCTCAGAAGCGGTTCCATCTATATATCAGGAGCAGAAGAGATGAACAAGTTTACCGTGGTCGGAAAGTATGCAAAGCAGATCACTTAA
- the galU gene encoding UTP--glucose-1-phosphate uridylyltransferase GalU — MRVKKAIIPAAGLGTRFLPATKAMPKEMLPIVDKPTIQYIVEEAVESGIEDIIIVTGKGKRAIEDHFDMSLELEQNLYEKGKLELLEEVRKSTNLVDIHYIRQKEPKGLGHAIWCARKFIGNEPFAVLLGDDIVKSDTPCLEQLMKQYHQLQSSVIGVQKVPDNQVSRYGIIDGKQMDDRLYSVLDLVEKPKLEESPSNIAILGRYILSPRIFNLLENQKPGAGGEIQLTDAIAELNALEDVYAYDFEGIRYDVGEKLGFIKTTIDFALERDDLRHELLNYLSKVVSGEVQVKD; from the coding sequence ATGAGAGTGAAAAAGGCAATCATTCCAGCTGCAGGTTTAGGTACACGCTTTCTGCCCGCAACAAAAGCGATGCCAAAAGAAATGCTGCCGATCGTCGATAAACCGACCATTCAATATATCGTAGAAGAAGCTGTTGAGTCTGGCATTGAAGATATCATCATCGTGACTGGAAAAGGAAAACGAGCGATTGAAGATCACTTCGACATGTCGCTCGAACTCGAGCAGAACCTCTATGAAAAAGGAAAGCTTGAGCTGCTTGAAGAGGTGAGGAAATCTACGAATCTCGTAGACATTCATTATATTCGGCAAAAAGAACCTAAAGGCCTCGGGCATGCGATATGGTGCGCGCGCAAGTTCATAGGAAACGAGCCGTTCGCTGTTCTATTGGGTGATGATATCGTTAAGTCGGATACTCCGTGTTTGGAGCAGCTGATGAAACAGTATCATCAACTTCAATCCTCTGTTATCGGCGTACAGAAAGTGCCGGATAACCAGGTGTCGCGGTACGGAATCATTGACGGTAAGCAGATGGATGACCGTCTCTATTCGGTGTTAGATTTAGTAGAGAAGCCGAAGTTAGAAGAGTCACCTTCTAACATAGCGATTTTGGGCCGATACATCTTGTCGCCTCGCATTTTTAATTTATTAGAAAATCAGAAGCCAGGTGCTGGTGGCGAGATTCAATTAACGGATGCGATCGCAGAATTGAATGCATTAGAAGATGTGTACGCTTATGATTTTGAAGGAATCCGGTATGATGTGGGAGAAAAGCTAGGATTTATTAAAACAACGATCGATTTTGCGTTGGAACGGGATGATTTAAGGCATGAACTGCTAAACTATCTGTCTAAAGTCGTTTCAGGGGAAGTTCAAGTTAAGGACTAA
- a CDS encoding CpsD/CapB family tyrosine-protein kinase, with the protein MVSKAHKRSLAVSRMRGLVLSLNPFSKVAEEYRSTRTNLYFLMKNKGSKSLVVTSAKKGEGKSTSVTNLAISMAKGNEKVLIVDANFRRPFVHTIFNLPNQLGFLDVLKGTLPLKEVMYHSYVPNLDVLTSGDLHSNSLEVINSQRIISFLEEVSQHYDRIIIDAPPILEAAEVRFLASRSDGVILISCKNKTKIDELAEAKRALEVAGANLIGVVLNERNQSLLDGYFF; encoded by the coding sequence TTGGTATCTAAAGCTCATAAAAGAAGCCTTGCCGTATCTAGAATGAGAGGCCTCGTTTTATCGTTAAATCCATTTTCCAAAGTGGCCGAGGAGTATCGAAGCACACGGACTAATCTTTACTTTTTAATGAAGAACAAAGGAAGTAAAAGCCTTGTTGTCACCTCAGCCAAAAAAGGCGAGGGCAAATCTACATCTGTCACAAACCTGGCGATCTCGATGGCCAAAGGCAATGAAAAGGTGTTAATCGTAGATGCAAACTTTCGAAGACCTTTCGTACACACGATATTCAATCTCCCCAACCAACTAGGCTTCTTAGATGTATTGAAAGGTACTCTTCCGCTGAAGGAAGTAATGTATCACTCTTATGTTCCAAACTTGGATGTTCTAACGAGTGGCGATCTCCATTCAAACTCACTCGAAGTGATCAACAGCCAAAGAATTATCTCTTTTTTAGAAGAAGTATCTCAGCACTATGATCGAATCATAATTGACGCTCCTCCTATTTTAGAAGCAGCGGAAGTTCGGTTCTTAGCTAGCCGAAGTGACGGTGTAATCCTAATCTCATGCAAAAATAAGACGAAGATCGATGAGCTTGCAGAAGCGAAACGAGCATTAGAGGTTGCTGGAGCCAATTTAATCGGCGTGGTTTTAAACGAGAGAAATCAATCATTGTTGGATGGTTATTTTTTTTAA
- a CDS encoding Wzz/FepE/Etk N-terminal domain-containing protein, protein MTEMNKEIQRTDTKKAKEINIKELMEVMKRKIWLIAFITIVITILGTGYSRLTSENLYESSTRAIISASEVDLSTLMVMVEDPEVLEKVVNELKLNRTADYLASQISVNNIGESQVVLISVVDNDPQVAADIANSTARIYKDQMEKLLNFNEIELLKEATPNTYPINGSGLRAILLSFLVGLVLSAGVVLILNTLDETIRSEQDIEQYGVPVIGKIPVISKKDLKDKSVEQMEMNARGDTVGI, encoded by the coding sequence ATGACAGAAATGAACAAAGAAATACAACGAACAGATACAAAAAAAGCAAAAGAGATCAATATTAAAGAACTTATGGAAGTGATGAAACGAAAGATATGGCTTATCGCTTTCATTACGATTGTGATCACCATTCTCGGCACGGGCTATAGCCGGCTGACGTCAGAGAATTTATATGAATCCTCTACCCGCGCGATCATCTCAGCGAGTGAAGTGGATCTTAGTACACTGATGGTTATGGTGGAAGACCCAGAGGTGTTAGAGAAAGTCGTGAACGAATTGAAGTTGAATCGAACGGCTGACTATCTCGCTTCACAGATCTCGGTAAACAATATCGGCGAATCCCAAGTGGTTTTAATTTCAGTTGTAGATAACGATCCTCAAGTCGCTGCCGATATCGCAAACAGCACCGCTAGAATTTATAAAGACCAAATGGAGAAACTGCTTAACTTTAACGAGATTGAATTATTAAAAGAAGCAACCCCGAATACCTATCCAATCAATGGTAGCGGGCTGCGAGCCATCCTCTTATCCTTCCTAGTTGGACTTGTATTGAGTGCAGGTGTTGTCCTCATTCTAAATACGTTAGATGAGACAATTCGTTCAGAGCAGGATATTGAACAGTACGGAGTTCCGGTGATTGGTAAGATTCCCGTTATCTCGAAAAAAGACTTAAAGGATAAAAGTGTAGAACAGATGGAGATGAATGCGAGGGGGGATACAGTTGGTATCTAA
- a CDS encoding paeninodin family lasso peptide, whose amino-acid sequence MKKEWQTPVLEVLNINMTMAGPGNRYKDAAFDDCDDRGNVKPS is encoded by the coding sequence ATGAAAAAGGAATGGCAAACACCGGTATTAGAAGTACTTAACATCAACATGACGATGGCGGGTCCTGGAAACAGATACAAGGATGCTGCGTTCGATGATTGTGATGACAGAGGAAACGTAAAACCTAGCTAA
- a CDS encoding lasso peptide biosynthesis PqqD family chaperone — translation MLTTTQLTKTSVIQQREGFIVSDMGGEKVMMGMDNGNYYNLGEVGGIIWDKIEQAISVDELTERLAAEYEISREECEAQVLSFLESLRNENLIIVKG, via the coding sequence ATGTTAACAACAACACAACTTACGAAAACATCGGTCATTCAGCAGCGTGAAGGATTTATCGTCAGTGATATGGGTGGCGAGAAGGTCATGATGGGAATGGATAACGGAAACTATTACAACTTAGGTGAGGTAGGCGGCATCATCTGGGACAAGATTGAGCAAGCGATAAGTGTAGATGAGCTGACAGAACGCCTGGCGGCAGAATACGAGATTTCTAGGGAAGAGTGTGAAGCGCAAGTACTCTCATTTTTAGAATCACTTCGGAACGAAAACCTAATCATCGTAAAAGGATAA
- a CDS encoding nucleoside-diphosphate sugar epimerase/dehydratase produces the protein MTYKQRMSLFIVIDSLIAITAVYFSLFIISADTHVFTPEITQSAAVIILSHHFFGLRLNLYKKVWEYASVGELIVIFNVVTCSIGTAALFQRFVLQDTQLRLLLITWLLHLLFIGGSRFCWRLYQDRLVNEHSNKKRTLIIGAGSAGTMVARQLLRKNDSSLLPVGFLDDDFKKHNLDIYGLPVFGGVHKLEQIAQKENIENIVIAIPSLNKKELNIIFQECAKTTAETKILPMLEDLVTGKVSVNQFRDVRVEDLLGRETVELDLGSISESITGKVVLVTGAGGSIGSEICRQIVTFHPKQLILLGHGENSIYTIEIELNKLCSDRGITLVPVIADIQDAKKMMDVMNQYTPDVVYHAAAHKHVPLMEQNPKEAVKNNVQGTLNTALAASWSGVKTFVMISSDKAVNPTNVMGATKRLAEMIIQDMNHKSETKFVAVRFGNVLGSRGSVIPYFKEQIARGGPVTVTHPEMIRYFMTIPEASRLVIQAGTLAEGGEIFVLDMGEPVKIVDLARNLIKLSGYALEEIDIAFSGIRPGEKLYEELLDADEVHEQQIYPKIYIGKPSQLYIREVEELLLRLPDLSGKEIRETLLKLTNKRKVEVQPSFLSVPS, from the coding sequence ATGACCTACAAACAAAGAATGTCCTTATTTATCGTGATCGACTCACTCATCGCGATTACCGCTGTGTATTTCAGTTTATTTATCATCAGTGCCGATACGCATGTGTTTACGCCTGAGATCACACAGAGTGCAGCTGTTATTATACTCAGTCATCATTTTTTCGGCCTTCGCTTAAACCTTTACAAAAAAGTATGGGAATATGCGAGTGTCGGTGAACTCATCGTCATTTTTAACGTCGTCACATGCTCCATCGGAACGGCAGCACTTTTTCAACGGTTCGTCCTCCAAGACACACAGCTCAGATTATTATTAATTACCTGGCTGCTTCACCTCTTGTTTATAGGAGGATCACGTTTTTGTTGGCGCCTCTACCAAGATCGCCTCGTGAATGAACATAGCAACAAAAAGCGAACGCTTATCATCGGTGCTGGGTCAGCGGGAACGATGGTGGCGAGGCAGCTTTTAAGAAAGAACGATTCGAGCCTTCTTCCGGTGGGATTTTTAGATGACGATTTCAAAAAACACAACCTTGATATCTACGGATTACCGGTGTTTGGTGGGGTTCATAAGTTAGAACAGATTGCGCAAAAAGAAAATATTGAGAACATTGTTATTGCCATCCCTTCTCTCAATAAAAAAGAACTAAACATCATTTTTCAAGAGTGTGCAAAAACGACAGCTGAAACGAAGATTTTACCTATGCTCGAGGATTTAGTTACGGGAAAAGTTTCGGTGAATCAGTTCCGGGATGTTAGAGTGGAAGATTTGCTTGGCCGAGAAACGGTCGAACTTGATCTTGGTAGCATTTCTGAATCGATAACAGGGAAAGTGGTTTTAGTAACAGGAGCGGGAGGCTCGATCGGATCAGAAATTTGCCGACAGATTGTAACGTTTCATCCGAAACAGCTCATTCTGTTAGGACATGGTGAGAATAGTATCTACACCATTGAAATAGAATTAAACAAACTTTGCAGTGACCGTGGCATCACACTCGTGCCAGTGATCGCAGATATACAGGATGCGAAGAAGATGATGGACGTTATGAATCAATATACACCAGACGTTGTCTATCACGCAGCTGCTCATAAACACGTTCCGCTCATGGAACAAAATCCGAAAGAAGCGGTAAAGAACAACGTGCAAGGCACATTAAATACTGCGCTGGCCGCAAGTTGGTCAGGCGTAAAGACGTTCGTTATGATTTCGTCCGACAAAGCGGTGAATCCAACAAATGTGATGGGAGCTACAAAACGTCTAGCAGAAATGATCATACAAGATATGAATCATAAAAGTGAGACAAAGTTCGTCGCCGTTCGTTTCGGAAATGTACTTGGCAGCCGAGGTAGTGTGATTCCTTATTTTAAAGAGCAGATCGCACGAGGTGGTCCTGTTACGGTCACGCATCCTGAGATGATTCGTTATTTCATGACCATACCTGAAGCTTCTCGACTCGTGATCCAAGCAGGAACGCTTGCAGAGGGCGGGGAGATTTTCGTGCTTGATATGGGTGAGCCGGTCAAAATTGTGGACTTGGCGAGAAATTTAATCAAACTCTCAGGCTACGCGTTAGAAGAGATCGACATTGCGTTCTCTGGCATTCGACCAGGCGAGAAACTATATGAAGAACTCCTCGATGCAGACGAAGTGCATGAACAGCAAATCTATCCGAAGATCTATATTGGAAAACCTTCACAACTTTATATAAGAGAAGTAGAAGAACTGCTTTTACGATTGCCAGACCTTTCGGGCAAAGAAATTCGGGAAACTCTGTTAAAGTTAACGAATAAAAGAAAAGTAGAAGTGCAACCGTCATTCTTATCCGTGCCGAGTTAA